Within the Gemmatimonadota bacterium genome, the region TGCGATGTCGAGCAAATCCTGAATCATGCGCGACATCAACAACGCCGCCTCTTCTGCAAGCACGACGAGACCATGAGCCATGTCCGGCGTCGGCGGTGGATCGTCGTGCAGTGCGGACAGGCACATCGACATCGTGCTCAGCGGATTACGAAGATCGTGCGAGACAAGCGCCATGACTTCGTCGCGAGCGGCGGCAGCCTTCCGCATGCGCTCGGCAAGCACCCGGAGTTCGTCTTCTTTCCGAACCCGTTCGCTCACGTCGCGCAGGATCGCAGTATACCCCCATTCGCGGCCGACCAGAAATCGCGAGATCGACGCTTCCGCGGGAAACAATTCGCCATTCTTGCGTCGTCCCACGATGTGACTGCGCTCTCCCATACGTCGGGTCGTGTCGGACGACGCGGCGAATGCCGCGATGTGCGCGGCGTGCCGACTTCGCACGTCTTCCGGTAACAGCATATCCATCAGCTGTCCGATAGCTTCGGCCGAGCTGTACCCGAAAATCCGCTCGGCGCCCCAATTGAAGAGCGTGATCCGGCGTGCGCCGTCGATCGAGACGATGGCATCCGATGCCATCGAGACCATCCCGATGAACCTCGCCTCCGCCAGGCGATGCGCTTCTTCGCTTTGCTTCTGCCGGAGCAACTGAGCGAGCGGAGTTGCGACCGCGGACGCGAGCTTCACCAGCTCATCGTTGTTCGCGGGCACGTCGCGCATGTAGAACTGAAGGACGCCGACAAAATCATCGTCGGCGTACATCAGCGGGATGGCCACCGCTGCCCTGAGACGTGAAATGGCAGCCAGGGCACCGCGGGTGAAGATGCGCGACGTCGCCAGGTCACCGACCCAGACAGGACGCCCCGAATCCCACGCCGCCCCCGGAACCCCTTCCCCACGGTTGAACCGGAGTCCTGTCGCCTGGGTCGTAAACGTCTCGAGCCAGCCCTTTTCGCTCGTCCAGCTACCACAACACATGAGCGCTGGCGTTACGCCTTTCGAATTTTGCGGAATCCAGGCTTCGCCAAGCGGCCATCCCGTCGCCTGACAGATATTTCGCAGTGTCTCCTCGACCGCGAACGTGACGCTGGCGGTTTTGCATACCGCGAGCGCGATCCGCGCCAGCAGCTCGCCTTCCTGCTCTTCGTGTGTACGCCGGCCATCGGTGGCGACCGCCAGGAGAAGGACGGACCCGGTCTCCGCCAGTTCGCCGGCGGGCTGTATGACTACTTCAAAGGCGGCCTTTCCGTCACGCGCTTCTGCCGCAAAATCAAGCTGTACAACCCGTCCCCGGAAGGCTTCGTCGATCGCGTCCGCGACGGCCGCAGGGAGTATCCCGCGCGCAGAGGCGACGCCGTCCGGGGGGAGCCCAAAGAGACGGCGCGCTGCTGCCGTACCCTCCAGAACCTCATGATCCTGCGTCAGAATGAGCGCGTATCGCTCGGGATCCCCGAACAATGCGCGGAATGCATCCAGTACGAAATCCCTCGTATCCGATGCCATGGCATAAATGTACGCTGAGTCCAGTCAGGAATTCGGACGAGCTGTCATCCAAATACTGGACACGGCCGCCCCGATCGGGGGATATGTTCCGGAGTGATACTCTTCAGAAAAGGTGCGAGACCATGACGCTCGACATCATTCGAGTAGTGCTGGCTGACGATCATTCAGTTGTGCGCACCGGATTGAAAACCATCCTCAGCAAGGCTGCTGACATCGAAGTGGTTGCCGAAGCAAAGCACGGACGCGAAGCGGTAAGTCTGGTGGAGCGGTTTCATCCGCATGTCGTCGTGATGGACCTCGATATGGCTGGCGGCGACGGTACGGAAGCGACCAGGGAGATCGTCAGTCGGCTGAGCCCCACCAGAGTCCTCATCCTCACGATGCATGAGGAGGCAGAACATCTGTCACCCGCGCTGCACGCCGGCGCCTCCGGCTATCTCGTCAAGACCGCCGCGGACCGTGAGCTCGTCGATGCCATTCGGGCCGTTGCGTATGGCGATGTCTATCTAAGACCGACTGCTGCGCGAATGGTTGTCCAGCAACTCGTACACAAGGAACCGCGCCATGCCGATCGCGAACGGTTTGCGACGCTAAGCGAGCGCGAGGGACTTGTATTTCGGCATGTCGCGCGTGGATACTCCGGCCCGGAAATCGGGCACAAGCTGAACATCAGCGCCAAGACGGTCGAGACGTACAAGCAACGAATTCAGGAGAAGATCGGCGTGTCGCACCGCGCGGAATACATTCAACTCGCGGTCAAGCTCAAGCTATTCGACGAGGAGTGGGCACCGACCAAATAGCTCGCCACCGCGGGCTCGGTCTGGACATGGACATACGGACATGATGGTTTCGCATATTCTCCGCGAGATCTGTGAGCCACGGCATGCACCGTGTGAGCAGCCGTAACGATCGCTGCAGCAACATGGGCATCAAGCTGACTTCGGGCGTCGGCGCGTGCATGGAGTATCGCCTGCTCGCCGCAGGGTTCGGTGTCCTGGACCACACAGACCGCAGGAATTCCCGCCATTGGAGTCCAGCGATATCCCGGACTCGCCAGGCTCAGTGCGCCGGGAACAATGAGGAGTTGGGCAGACTCCGTCGCGCACAGCAGGGCGAGCCGCATATCGACATGCCCCGCCAACAACTCGAGCCGCCAGAATCCAGCCATCGGCGTGATCCTGTAGAGCTGCCGCGTAACGGAGGCGAGAAATTTTTCGATCGGCGCCTCCCCGTAGAGCGCATACCCATCCGGAAGCCACGTGACGGCGCGAACGCTGGCACCGGTACCCTGCGAAATCGCGTCGGCAAGCCGCAGGGCGCCGTCGCCGGACGGTGTTCCGTCACACATCACGACAATGTGCTGAATCGACGACGGAATGCTCCGGGCGATGTCCTTCGCATCCGGCGGGCCGAGTCGCTGCGCGCATCTTGTGTACATGGCTCTGCGAGTGATTGGGTTTACAAACCGGTCAGGGCTGGGGCGATCAGCATCGAACACGATGCATGGCGGATGAGGCCCCGTGTAACGTCATCGCCCACGGGCGGGGAAGGATCTGCTGGGGAGACGGCACGCCGGCCGGACAGGCCACAGGCAATGACGTCCGCCTGAATACCTTCAGCGAAGCTGAGCGTCTCCCGCGCCGCGTCTCCCAGCAGCATGATGGACTCGACGCAAACGCCGGATTCGTCACGAAGGGAGTGTTCGATATTCAGCAACTGGCGTCGCCGCTCTTCCAGCTCCTGTGCAGACGCATAGGAAACGACATGGATCAGGTACATGCGCGCGTCCGGTGCACTGAGACGTTTGACGATGTGCGCAGCGTGGATACTCGCGACGCTGAAGTCGATCGCGACCACGACGCGACGTGCGATTCCTCGAAGTGTTGGTGCCGCGATGTAGATCGGGACCGCGCACTGCATCAATGCATCGGTCGCGCGCTCATCTTCGGACTGCAGATCGAGACTCCGCTGCCGTCGCTGTCCGATGACCATCAATTGTGCATGACTCCGCGTCACGAGATCACAGGTCGTCTGGCCGAGCGGCCCATCGTGCACCGTGATTGGCCAGTTTGCCGCCTCGCCGACCGTGAGAGCCACTTGCGCCGCGATCATTGCGCAGCGTGCGTCCCGTTCTTCGGAAATCTCTTCCTGCGCGCCGCACTGCTTTCGCGGGTCATGAGAAACGTGGGACGCGCCGGCTGTATTATCACACTCTCGACATGCCGGTGACGCATGCTCCACGATCGAGAATACCTGCACATTTGCTCCGACGCGGCCCGCTATGAATGCGGCTGCGATCAGTGCGGTGTCCGCATGCGGATTTCCGTCTGTGGCGACAAGAATCGGCGCCTCACGCATGGCAGACACAAGCGACCCGGAAAGCTCTGTGGCCTGGGATTCCATTGCAGGGTGTCGCGAAGGGAAAGAGGCAGAATGACACAAGGACATACTATCTCGCGCACGGGAACGTCATGTCGGGAATTCAATGCATTTCGTGTAAGGACCTCGCGCCACCGCGCCACCACTCTTACGGACAAGGATGTCGGCTTTTCCCCGTCATCAAATACGGACGTATCTGACAGCGAGGTCATCCGCACAATCGCTAGGTTTTGCTGTACCTCGATTACACCACAGAAGCGGAGGCCCGAAATGGCAAGCGCGAACAAAGAACATGCAAGAATGACGGGGTCCTCCAGTCCGCCGGTATTTCGACAGCTCGCCCATCACGAAGCAGAGGCCCTGCTGGAACGCAATCACGTCGGACGCCTGGCGTTTACGTTGCATGACAGCGTGGACATCGAGCCCATCAGCTACGTCTACACGCATGGATGGCTGTACGGCCGCACTTCGCACGGCACCAAGCTCGCCATACTGACGCATCACCACTGGGTCGCATTCGAGGTAGACGAGGTCGCTGGCCAGTTCGACTGGCGCAGCGTAGTCATAAAGGGTGAGTTCGAGATAATTCCGGCCGATCTGTCGGGGCCGGATGCACTCGCATATATCAAGGCACTCGAGCTGCTGCGCCAATTGGAACCGGACACGTGGACCGAGCATGATCGGGCGGCATTCCGGAACGTGCTGTTTCGCATCCACATCAATGAGATCAGCGGGAGAGAGGCGACGTCGACCCAGTCATGACCAGATTGAGATCTGCTGAGTGCCACATCGGACTGTTCTTACCACGATCGCTGAACTGCCGTGCTCCGTGCCCGCCGGCGGGGAGGGATATACTCCTGCGAGCATATCCCTCCTCAACGCGGCTGGCGATTCGCGCACCTCAAAGAACGCCGACCGTCAGGAGATCCTCGACTTGACGAACGCCCGGGGCAGCCCACGCGGCACGCTCGGCGTCGTTGCGCTCGGTCCATGACCGCACAGTCCCGCGCAACGTCACGGTGCCATCGCTCGCAGATACCTGAACGTGCTTCGAGTCGATTTCCGCGTATCGCTTCAAGGCGGACTCGATCTTCCCTTTGACGTCGCTCACGGAGACACTCGGCGTCACCGCGATCAGATTGGACACGCCGCGCACTCCGGTGAGCGACCGAACGGAAGCTTCCGCCGCGCGTCGCTGGAAATCCCATTCGACGTGCCCCCGCAGCGTGACCCACCCATCCTCGACGTCGACCTGGATCTTGTCTTCAGGTACGGAGACGTTCCAGATGAAGCCGTTGAGAACGGCATGTGCAATGTCCGTATCGTTCCGCTTGTACTCGGGCAGCAGGTGCACTTCCAACTCGTCCGCGAGTGCCTTGACGCCGGACACCCGGCGCGCGGCCTTCTCGGCTGCATATTTCTGACTGTAGTTGCGCACTTTACCCGATAGCGTGACGACACCGGCCTTTGCTGCAACACCGACTTCTGTCGCTGTCAACGCGGGGTCCCACGCCAGTTCGTCGATCACGTTCTTCTGTAATGCTGTGTCGGAATACATTGTACGATCCCTCACTCGATGAGTTTGATGGACGTGCTTCGCGCCAGCCCGTGTCGACACGGTTGAATCAGCCCGCCGGCTGACATTCTGAAACGTGCACGCCCACAACCGCGTACGCAGTCCGGAAAAACATGAATTTGCGTCCGGAAGTCCTGACGTCGAATGTCAGTCATGAGACGACATCGCGCATCGCGCCTGCTTGCTGCTCTTTCGACCGCTCCGGCGTTGCAGTATTGTATACAATCCTGATTCCTGACCTATCCAAATGCGCATCCATAAACTCGAGTCCAATGCCGGTGGAAAGCTCACCGCAAAGCGCTCTGCCAGGCCGGCGTCACGCCCGCCCCGCTCCACCCCTCATGAGCGTGTGACACTCGGCGTCATCGTCGGCAATCGGGGCTTTTTCCCCGGCCACCTCGCGAGCACGGGACGCGATGACATGCTCAAGGCGCTCGCCGAGGAAGGGATCGACGCGATAGCGCTCGGTCCGGAGGATTCGGTGCACGGAGCCGTCGAGAGTCGCGACGAGGCCAAGGCATGCGCGGCGCTCTTCCGCGCCAACGCCGACAAAATCGCCGGCGTGATCGTCACCCTGCCGAATTTCGGCGACGAGCGCGCGATCGCGGAGACGCTCCGCATGGCCCGGCTCGACGTGCCCGTGCTCATCCACGCCACCGCCGACGATCCGGCCAGAATGGGCATCGATGCACGACGCGACGCTTTCTGCGGCAAGATGTCCGCCTGCAACGTGCTCACGCAGTACGGCATTCCCTACTCGCTCACGTCACTGCACACCCAGCGTCCGGAATCCGAGAGCTTCCGCGCCGATCTGCGCAGCTTCACCAGCGTCTGCCGCGTCGTACGAGGTCTCAAGCATGCGCGTATCGGCGCAATCGGCGCTCGGCCGGCCGCGTTCAAGACAGTTCGGTTCAGCGAGAAGATACTCGAGGCCTCCGGAATCGCCGTCGAGCCAATCGATCTGTCCGAGATTCTCGGACGCATCGACCGCCTCGCGAACGACGACCCTCACGTTCGCACGAAACTGGACGAGATCGAGGCCTACGTCTCAACGGACGGCATCCCGTCCGAAGCGCTCATGAAGATGGCCAAGCTGGGCCTCGTGATCGACCGCTGGATGCACGAGGCAGACGTAACGGTAAGCGCAATCCAGTGCTGGACCTCCATGGAAGAGTTCTTCGGCGTGGTACCATGCACGATCATGAGCATGATGAGTGATGTGAATCTTCCCAGTGCATGCGAGATGGACGTGTGCGGCACCATCAGCATGTACGCACTGACGCTCGCGTCCGGGACGCCCAGCGCTCTCCTGGATTGGAACAACAACTACGGAGATGATCCCAACAAGGCCGTATGCTTCCACTGCAGCAACCTGCCGAAGGCTTTCTTCGAAGACGTGCAGATGGACTATCAGGCGATCATAGCCGGCACCGTGGGACGGGAGAATACATACGGCACCGTCGTAGGCAAGGTGAAGGCGAACCCGATGACGTACGCGCGCTTTTCGACTGACGACCGCAGCGGCCGCATCCGCGGCTATGTCGGTGGCGGGCGATTCACGAACGATCCGCTCACCACGTTCGGCGGCGCCGGCGTGGTGGAGATTCCGCGCCTGCAGGAATTGTTGCACTTCATCTGCGAGAAGGGCTTCGAGCATCACGTCGCGGGTACGATGGCAACCGTGACCGATTCGGTGCACGAGGCGACGTCGCGATATCTTGGCTGGGACGTCCACAAGCACGCGTAGCAGAGTGCCTATCGTCGCAGGGGTCGATTTCGGCACGCAGAGCGTGCGCGTCGCGATCGTCGACAGCAAGGCTGGACAGCTCGGTGCCGGCGTCGCCGGATTGCCGCTGCTGCGCGATCCGAACGATCCCGACTTCGCGACCCAGCCGCACGACGCGCAGATGAATGCGCTGGTCGACGCGATGCGGCTTGCACTCGCGGACGCGAGAGTCGATGGACATGACATTCTCGCACTGGCGCTCGACACGACCGGATCGTCGGTGATACCGGTAGGCGAAGGACTCGTCCCACTCGACGATTACTATCTCTGGGCCGACCACCGCGCAAAGCATGAAGCCGCGCTGATAACAGAGATCGCGCATCGCGAGGGATTGGAGGCGATCCAGTACTGCGGCGGTGTTTATTCCGCCGAGTGGGGCTTTGCCAAGCTGCTGCACTGGCTGCGAAACAATCCCGACAAGCGCGACAGGTTCGTGACAGCGCTCGAGAACTGCGACATGGTTGCGGCGACGCTGTGCGGCGTCTCCGATCCGCGCGAGGTCGCCCGCTCGATCTGCGCCATGGGACACAAGTGGCTCTGGAACGAGGAGCTCGGCGGCCTTCCATCGGAGGAATTCCTCTGCGCGGTGGATCCGCTGCTGGCCGGCGTGCGCGCGAAGTTGCAGGGCCGCTATCTCACGTCGGAGCATGTCGCGGGCGAACTGTCCGCGGATTGGGCCGCCAAGCTCCGTCTCAGAGCTGGAATTCCAATTCCGGTTGGTGCATTCGACGCACACTGGGATGCCATCGGTGCCGGCCTCGTCGAAGGCGACGTCGTCAACGTGATCGGGACGTCCACGTGCATCGTCGCCATCGGGAAGAATGTCGACTGCGTACCGGGCGTCTGCGGAGTGGTGCGCGGATCCGCGCATCCGGATTATGTCGGCGTCGAGTCGGGACTGTCCGGCGTGGGCAGCATCTTCGAGTCCATAGCAACGCGAAGCGGAAGCACGGTCGAGGAGCTCTCCGCCGGCATCGAGCACTATCGCGCGGGCCAGACCGGACTGCTGCGGATGGTGTGGGACAACGGCGACCGCACGGTGCTGGTGAATCCGCATCTTGGCGGTGTGACGTTCGGCTGGAATCTGAACCACAGCGCGCGTGACGAGCTATTCGCCGCAATCGAGGGGACCGCGTTCCACACGCGCATCGTACTCGAACGAATGGCGGAGCACGGCGTGCCGATCAATCGCGTGATACACGGCGGCGGGATAGCGCAGAAGAACGACGCGCTCAACCGCGTCTACGCAAACGTGCTCGGCAAGCCGATTCTCGTGCCCGAGCGTCCGATCACGGGACTCGGCTCATCCATCTTCGCCTTTCTCGCCGCCGGTGTCTTCGGCACGATCGAGGAAGCGCAGGCCGCGCTCTGCCCGCCATTTCGCGTCATCGAGCCCGAGCCGCGCGAGCAGGCGACCTGTGAACGGCTGTATGAGATGTACAGGTCGCTGTACTTCGCGATGGGTGATCCATCGTCGCCCGCGATACGTGTCGGCACCGTGCTCCCGGACTTGCGTCGGATCGCGGCCGAGGTTCGCGCAGCCAGGGCGGCCGCAGTGCAGTGATGCGGCGCTGCCGATTGGGCTGTATACTTTATCCAATCTCAGGAAGGCATCTGATTCCAGCTTCGGATAAGGATCTACTCCCATGTCGGATTCCGTATCACGGCGCGACGCCATCAAGCGCCTCGCCACGATCACCGCGGGCTTCGCGCTAAGCGGCGACATCACCCGCGGCGGACTCACCATCCGCCGCACCGCTCGCGACATCACCATCGCCGGCCAGCCAGTGGAGATCACCGTCTTATCGCTGAGCCCGCAAACAGCGCGACTCACGATTCGCCCACTGCAGAACGGGCAACCACAGCCGCTGCCAATCACGGGTGAGCTCGTTGACCACGAGATTGGAAAGATTTCGCGGCGCGGCCGCACTGCGACCGACCTTGCACGCGTGCGAGCTGGCGATCTGTTCGTGACGGTGACCGACGACCCGCCGAGGATTCGAATCGAGACCGCCAGCGGCACGATCGTTCAGGATCTCGCGTTCGACGCATCGACACCCGGCATGTCGTTCTCCCTCGGACACGGACCGCTGCTCGGCCTCGGCGAGGGAGGCCCGCAATTCGATCGCAAGGGAAAGACCGATCCCATGATCATCGGACAGGGCGGCTATCGCCTGTCGACGAACGGAACTCGCGCCCCGATTCAGTGGCTCGTGGGAACCGACGGCTGGGCGATGTTCGTTCATCGACCGCACGGCACATTCGATTTCACCGGCACTACGGGGAAGTTCATCCCCTCGCCGGCGTTGCCGCTCGACATATTCGTCGTTTCGTCGAAAGAGCCGCGCGTGATCATGCGCGAGTACGCGCGCATCACCGGCCTGCCCGAGATGCCCGCACTCTGGGGGTTCGGCTACCTGCAATCGTCCCGCACCCTCGCCGGTCCTGATGAAGTAATGGGCGTCGCGCGCACCATGCGCGAGAAACGGCTTCCATGCGATGCACTCATCTACCTCGGCACGGGTTTTTGTCCGTCGGGCTGGAACACCCGCAACGGTGACTTCACCTGGAACTCCGCAAACTTCCCATCGCCAAAGCAGCAGGTCGCGGCGTTGCACGCAGAGCATTTCAAGGTCGTGCTGCACGTGGTCGTGGAAGGGCATCATCTCACGGGTACCGTGTCGGATCCATGCACCGCTGCGCCGCTTCCGAGCGGAGTGACTCCCGACGGACACTGGCCACCCGACCGGCAGGTTGCGTGCTACTGGCCATCGCACAAGTCCGTGATGGTGGACGACGGGATAGATGGATGGTGGCCGGATCAGGGCGATGGCTTCGATGGTCCGTCGGAACTCAACCGCCATCGCATGTACTGGGAAGGCACTCAGCTCTTCCGTCCCAACGAGCGTCCCTTCGCGCTTCACCGCAATGCATCGGCGGGCGTGCAGCGGTTTGGCGGCCTTCTCTGGTCCGGCGACGTCCAGTCACGCTGGGAAACGCTGCGCACTCATGTCGCTGTCGGTATCAATGCAGGTCTCACTGGATTGCCGTACTGGGGAACGGACATCGGCGGATTCGTTCCAACGTCGGAGTACACGGGGGAGCTGTACGTGCGCTGGTTTCAGTTCGGTGCATTCTGTCCGCTGTTCCGATCACACGGACGCAACTGGCATCTGCATCTGCCGTGGGGCTGGGATGGAGGTGATGGCGGTCCGCCGGAGACACGCAATTTTCAGGTGGATCCGGCAGAGTTGCATAACACCACTGTCGAGCCGATATGCCGGAAATATCTGGAGCTGCGTTATCGCCTGTTGCCATATCTGTATACCGCCGTTCGTGAGAGTCACGACACGGGGATGCCCATCATGCGCGCGCTGTGGCTGCACCATTCCGGAGAGGAAGCCGCGGTCGCGCGCGGCGACGAGTATCTCTGGGGCCGAGATCTGCTCGTCGCGCCCGTGGTGGAAAAAGGCGTCACATCACGGCGCCTGTACCTTCCGCGCGGAAGCTGGTTCGACTTCTGGACCGAACAGCGCACCGAAGGCGGTCGCGAAATCGATCGCGCAGTGGACCTCGCGACCACGCCACTCTACGCGCGTGCAGGCTCCATCATACCAATGGGCCCGGTCAGACAATACGTCAGCGAGCAGAGCGACGAGCCGGTGACTCTGGTTGTCTATCCGGGCGCCGACGGTGAATCGTCATGGTACGAGGACGACGGAAATACGTTCGATTATCGACGCGGTGATTTCATGCGTATCAACATGACGTGGCACGATGCAACACGCCGGCTCAGCCTGCGCCTCGCACCAGGTTCACGCATGCGCGAGCCTGCACCGCGACGCATCGATGTGCGCGTGGCAGGAAGTAAGAAAGTGACTTCGCTCTCGTTCACCGGTCGTGAGATCGAAATCTCGCTTTGAGCGCTGACTGAATCGAACCCCATGCAACATCGACCTGCCAATCGCTAGCTCTTTACCTGCCCGTAATACGCCGCCGGTCCGTGCTTGCGCAGAAAATGCTTGTCGAGCAACGCCGCCGGAATTGCATCCGCGTTCGCATTCAGCGTAAGTGTCGCGTACGCCATACGAGCCACTTCCTCGAGCAGGTCCGCAGTCTCCACCGCGGCGCCGACAGATTCACCCCAGCAGAAACTCGCATGCCCCGCCACGAGCACCGCCGGCATTCGCAGCGGATCGATGTTCGCGAATCTGCGCACGATCTCGCGACCGGTGTTGGCCTCGTATTCCGACTGAATGTCGTCCGCCGAGAGATGCGCGGTCAATGGAATCGCGCCGTGAAAATAGTCGGCGTGCGTCGTGCCGAGGCACGGAATCTCGCGTTGTGACTGTGCCCAAACCGTGGCGTAATGCGAGTGCGTGTGGACCACGCCGCCGATGCGATCGAACGCGCGGTACAGCTCCAGATGCGTGGCAAGGTCCGACGACGGGCGCAGACTCCCTTCCACGACGTCACCGTTCATGTTCACGACTACCATCTGCGCAGGGGTCATCGCATCGTACGGCACACCGCTCGGCTTGATCACCACGACACCGGACTCACGATCGATCGCGCTTGCATTCCCGAAAGTGAATCGCGCGAGCCCGCGCTCCGCCAGTTCCTTGTTCGCTTCGCAGACTTCGCAGCGAAGATCCAGCAATGCACCGCGTCTGTCCGTCATACGATACCCGCCCGCTGCTTTGCACGCTGAATGATCGCCGTCATCGCATCACGATGGCTGGTGAAGGTGTCGTCCACGACCTGAAGTGTGGGAATGCTGTTCGGCGAGAGCGATAACGTCTCGGAATTGAACCGGCCGAATCCCGATTCGTGTACGCCGCTGCTGCCGCGGCCCGGGGCTGGGCTGCTGAGATGCTGATACGCGTGACTGTACTTCGACCACAGTGGCCCCAGACCGACCTGAAACATTGGAATGAAGCCGTGCAGCGCGTCATATGGCATCTCACCGACGCATGCAACCTGTGGATGCTTCGCGCGCAGACTCTCGACCAGTCGCCGCGTTCCCTCGTGCATGTCGCCATTGGTGCTGTTGACGTGGCCGCCCACGATGTCGAGAAAATACGCGTCGACGCCGTAGCGCGTTATCATGTCGGAGATCCGGCCCTCGAGATGCTCGCGCCACGCGTCGGCGCCGAGGTTCATGTACGCGAGCCATCCGTCACCGTGACGGTCGTTGTTCCAGTCGACCCAGTCCAGATTGTAGACGTTGCCGTCGATCTTCCGTGTGACCGCGCTGGCAATCGTGGGCCAGCTGGGCAGCTTCGTGTTTGCGGCGTTCGTGCCGTACATCGGCATCAGCTTGAAACCGAGCTTGTGACCCTCGTCGATCAGCCGACGGAAGCCTGCTTCGCCGCCCATGCGATCGGAGACCGTGTACGTCGGATAGTCCCAGTAGTAGCGTCCGTCCCACGCGGGCAGGAACACCAGCACGCGATCGGCTGGAATCTGCGTCGCCATCCAGCGCAGAATCTCCAGCATCTTCGCGAAATCGTTGAACATGTAGCCCGTGTAGTGCATGCCATGCAGCGTCGTCACCATCGCCAGCTTGCGCATCCACGCCGGCACATCGGTGCGCGTCTCCCATGACTTGAGAGAAAAGGCTTTCTCGACGTGTTGCATGTGCAGAGCTGTCGCGTCCTGCTCGTTTGCGACGCGGCCGAGCCGCCACGCAGGCACGACAACCTTCCTGTCCTCGCGCCACCCGTCGTGCTCGTAGACCGCCTCCACTCGATAGCCCGTCTCGCCCGGCGCGAGATAGAATCGCTTTGGGCGCATGCGATCGTCCAGCGACGAAACGTAGAACACATCGGTCGGCGTCTGGATCATGAGCAGCGGCGTCGTCATGCTTCCACCGGGACCGTTCAGATCACCGGCGCCGAATGCGTAACCAGCGAGCATCTCGTCGTCGTGCGGATCGCGGAATCCGCCTGCGCCGAACGAAACGTGACCGCGCGGCACGCTGCGGACGATCGTGGTGACCGACTTGACCGGCCGT harbors:
- a CDS encoding ribulokinase, with protein sequence MPIVAGVDFGTQSVRVAIVDSKAGQLGAGVAGLPLLRDPNDPDFATQPHDAQMNALVDAMRLALADARVDGHDILALALDTTGSSVIPVGEGLVPLDDYYLWADHRAKHEAALITEIAHREGLEAIQYCGGVYSAEWGFAKLLHWLRNNPDKRDRFVTALENCDMVAATLCGVSDPREVARSICAMGHKWLWNEELGGLPSEEFLCAVDPLLAGVRAKLQGRYLTSEHVAGELSADWAAKLRLRAGIPIPVGAFDAHWDAIGAGLVEGDVVNVIGTSTCIVAIGKNVDCVPGVCGVVRGSAHPDYVGVESGLSGVGSIFESIATRSGSTVEELSAGIEHYRAGQTGLLRMVWDNGDRTVLVNPHLGGVTFGWNLNHSARDELFAAIEGTAFHTRIVLERMAEHGVPINRVIHGGGIAQKNDALNRVYANVLGKPILVPERPITGLGSSIFAFLAAGVFGTIEEAQAALCPPFRVIEPEPREQATCERLYEMYRSLYFAMGDPSSPAIRVGTVLPDLRRIAAEVRAARAAAVQ
- the araD gene encoding L-ribulose-5-phosphate 4-epimerase AraD, producing the protein MTDRRGALLDLRCEVCEANKELAERGLARFTFGNASAIDRESGVVVIKPSGVPYDAMTPAQMVVVNMNGDVVEGSLRPSSDLATHLELYRAFDRIGGVVHTHSHYATVWAQSQREIPCLGTTHADYFHGAIPLTAHLSADDIQSEYEANTGREIVRRFANIDPLRMPAVLVAGHASFCWGESVGAAVETADLLEEVARMAYATLTLNANADAIPAALLDKHFLRKHGPAAYYGQVKS
- a CDS encoding TIM-barrel domain-containing protein gives rise to the protein MSDSVSRRDAIKRLATITAGFALSGDITRGGLTIRRTARDITIAGQPVEITVLSLSPQTARLTIRPLQNGQPQPLPITGELVDHEIGKISRRGRTATDLARVRAGDLFVTVTDDPPRIRIETASGTIVQDLAFDASTPGMSFSLGHGPLLGLGEGGPQFDRKGKTDPMIIGQGGYRLSTNGTRAPIQWLVGTDGWAMFVHRPHGTFDFTGTTGKFIPSPALPLDIFVVSSKEPRVIMREYARITGLPEMPALWGFGYLQSSRTLAGPDEVMGVARTMREKRLPCDALIYLGTGFCPSGWNTRNGDFTWNSANFPSPKQQVAALHAEHFKVVLHVVVEGHHLTGTVSDPCTAAPLPSGVTPDGHWPPDRQVACYWPSHKSVMVDDGIDGWWPDQGDGFDGPSELNRHRMYWEGTQLFRPNERPFALHRNASAGVQRFGGLLWSGDVQSRWETLRTHVAVGINAGLTGLPYWGTDIGGFVPTSEYTGELYVRWFQFGAFCPLFRSHGRNWHLHLPWGWDGGDGGPPETRNFQVDPAELHNTTVEPICRKYLELRYRLLPYLYTAVRESHDTGMPIMRALWLHHSGEEAAVARGDEYLWGRDLLVAPVVEKGVTSRRLYLPRGSWFDFWTEQRTEGGREIDRAVDLATTPLYARAGSIIPMGPVRQYVSEQSDEPVTLVVYPGADGESSWYEDDGNTFDYRRGDFMRINMTWHDATRRLSLRLAPGSRMREPAPRRIDVRVAGSKKVTSLSFTGREIEISL